From the Rhodoferax mekongensis genome, one window contains:
- the uvrA gene encoding excinuclease ABC subunit UvrA: MNSSTHDSKDLVHHEDGKYLARALQQQTISVRGARTHNLKNIDLDIPRNQLVVITGLSGSGKSSLAFDTLYAEGQRRYVESLSTYARQFLQLMDKPDVDMIEGLSPAISIEQKATSHNPRSTVGTVTEIHDYLRLLFARAGTPFCPDHNLPLQSQTVSQMVDAVLALPEEAKLMILAPVAREKKGEFLEVFADMQAQGYVRFRINGEAVEAENLPKLKKTEKHDIDVVVDRIKVRADLKQRLAESFEAALRLAGGRAIALEMDSGVEHLFNAKFACPVCNYSIAELEPRLFSFNSPVGACPTCDGLGNHEFFDPARVVAFPTLSLASGAIKGWDRRNGYYFSMLESLAKHYAFDIEAAFESLPENVQHAILHGSGEEEIKFSYIMDSGASQGKKVTKKHPFEGIIPNMQRRYRETDSAVVREDLGRLRSTQPCPDCFGSRLRKEARHVKIGEGDQARAIYEISHVTLRESFAYFNTLQMPGARGEIAAKVIREIGLRLKFLNDVGLNYLSLDRSAETLSGGESQRIRLASQIGSGLTGVMYVLDEPSIGLHQRDNDRLIGTLQHLRDIGNSVLVVEHDEDMMRAADHVIDMGLGAGVHGGRVIAQGTFDEVKANPDSLTGQYLAKTLRIEVPKRRTPWLPVVEEAKPVAKGAGKGAPSKAALAWAERQAQHIATQGTLQAIRITGATGHNLKGVNVDFPVGLLTCVTGVSGSGKSTLVNDTLYAAVARQLYRAHDEPAAHESIDGIQYFDKVINVDQSPIGRTPRSNPATYTGLFTPIRELMAEVPTARERGYGPGRFSFNVAGGRCEACQGDGMVKVEMHFLPDVYVPCDVCAGQRYNRETLEVLYKGKNIAQILDMTVEAAYEFLQAVPTIARKLQTLLDVGLSYIRLGQAATTLSGGEAQRVKLALELSKKDTGRTLYILDEPTTGLHFADIALLLKVLHQLRDAGNTIVIIEHNLDVIKTADWLIDIGPEGGAGGGTVVGVGTPEDIAANPASHTGKYLRPLLED; this comes from the coding sequence TTGAACTCTTCCACTCACGACAGCAAGGACCTTGTGCATCACGAGGATGGCAAGTACCTCGCCCGGGCGCTGCAGCAGCAAACCATCAGCGTGCGGGGTGCGCGTACCCACAACCTGAAGAACATCGACCTCGACATCCCGCGCAACCAATTGGTGGTGATTACCGGCCTGTCGGGTTCTGGCAAATCGAGTCTGGCATTTGACACGCTGTATGCCGAGGGCCAGCGTCGCTACGTGGAAAGCCTGTCCACCTACGCGCGCCAGTTTTTGCAACTGATGGACAAGCCCGATGTGGACATGATTGAGGGCCTGTCACCGGCCATCAGCATCGAGCAAAAAGCCACCAGTCACAACCCCCGCTCCACGGTCGGCACCGTCACCGAAATCCATGACTATCTGCGTCTGCTGTTTGCTCGCGCCGGTACCCCGTTCTGCCCCGACCACAACCTGCCGCTGCAAAGCCAGACCGTGAGCCAGATGGTGGATGCGGTGTTGGCCTTGCCGGAAGAAGCCAAACTCATGATCCTCGCCCCGGTAGCACGCGAGAAGAAAGGCGAGTTTCTGGAGGTATTTGCCGACATGCAGGCGCAGGGCTACGTGCGCTTTCGCATTAACGGCGAAGCAGTGGAAGCCGAGAACCTGCCCAAGCTCAAGAAAACCGAGAAGCACGACATCGATGTGGTGGTCGACCGCATCAAGGTACGTGCAGACCTGAAACAACGTCTGGCTGAGAGCTTTGAAGCCGCGTTGCGTCTGGCGGGTGGTCGTGCGATTGCGCTGGAGATGGACAGCGGCGTCGAGCACCTGTTTAACGCCAAGTTCGCCTGCCCGGTGTGCAATTACTCGATTGCCGAGTTGGAGCCCCGCCTGTTCTCGTTCAACTCCCCCGTGGGCGCTTGCCCTACCTGCGATGGCCTGGGTAACCACGAGTTTTTTGATCCCGCTCGCGTGGTCGCCTTCCCCACCCTGAGCCTGGCCAGTGGCGCCATCAAGGGCTGGGACCGGCGTAACGGCTACTACTTCAGCATGCTGGAGAGCCTGGCCAAACACTACGCGTTTGACATTGAAGCGGCGTTTGAAAGCTTGCCGGAGAACGTGCAGCACGCCATCCTGCACGGCTCAGGCGAAGAAGAGATCAAGTTCAGCTACATCATGGACTCGGGCGCCTCGCAGGGCAAGAAGGTCACGAAGAAGCACCCCTTCGAAGGCATCATCCCCAACATGCAGCGGCGCTACCGCGAGACAGACTCTGCCGTAGTGCGCGAAGACTTGGGCCGCCTGCGCAGCACCCAGCCCTGCCCCGACTGCTTCGGATCGCGCCTGCGCAAGGAAGCGCGTCACGTCAAGATCGGCGAGGGCGACCAAGCCCGCGCCATTTATGAGATCAGCCACGTCACCCTGCGCGAAAGCTTTGCCTACTTCAACACATTGCAGATGCCAGGGGCACGTGGGGAAATTGCCGCCAAGGTCATCCGCGAGATCGGCTTGCGGCTGAAGTTTCTGAACGACGTGGGCCTGAACTACTTGAGCCTCGACCGCAGTGCCGAGACCCTGAGTGGCGGCGAGAGCCAGCGCATCCGGCTGGCCAGCCAAATCGGCTCCGGCCTGACTGGCGTGATGTACGTTCTCGACGAGCCCAGCATCGGCCTGCACCAGCGTGACAACGACCGACTGATCGGCACGCTGCAACACCTGCGCGACATTGGCAACAGCGTGCTGGTGGTGGAGCACGACGAAGACATGATGCGTGCCGCCGACCATGTCATCGACATGGGCCTGGGCGCCGGCGTGCATGGCGGGCGGGTGATTGCCCAGGGCACGTTTGACGAAGTCAAAGCCAACCCTGACTCACTGACCGGTCAATACCTCGCCAAAACACTGCGTATCGAAGTGCCCAAGCGCCGCACGCCTTGGCTTCCCGTCGTCGAAGAAGCCAAGCCGGTCGCCAAGGGTGCAGGTAAAGGTGCACCCAGCAAGGCCGCCTTGGCCTGGGCCGAGCGTCAGGCACAGCACATCGCCACCCAGGGCACGCTGCAGGCCATCCGCATTACCGGTGCCACGGGGCACAACCTCAAGGGTGTGAATGTGGACTTCCCCGTGGGCCTGCTCACCTGCGTAACCGGCGTGTCTGGTTCCGGCAAGTCCACACTGGTGAACGACACGCTCTACGCCGCCGTGGCACGCCAGCTCTACCGCGCACACGACGAGCCCGCAGCCCACGAGAGCATTGACGGCATCCAGTATTTCGACAAGGTCATCAACGTCGACCAGTCGCCCATTGGCCGCACACCGCGCTCCAACCCGGCCACCTACACCGGCCTGTTCACCCCCATCCGCGAGCTGATGGCCGAGGTGCCCACCGCACGCGAACGGGGCTACGGCCCGGGCCGCTTCAGCTTCAACGTGGCCGGTGGCCGCTGCGAGGCCTGCCAGGGCGACGGCATGGTGAAGGTGGAGATGCACTTTCTGCCCGACGTGTATGTGCCCTGCGACGTGTGCGCCGGCCAGCGCTACAACCGCGAAACACTGGAAGTGCTCTACAAGGGCAAGAACATCGCGCAGATCCTGGACATGACGGTGGAAGCGGCCTACGAGTTTTTGCAGGCCGTGCCCACCATCGCGCGCAAGCTGCAAACCTTGCTGGACGTGGGCCTGTCGTACATCCGCCTCGGGCAAGCCGCCACCACGCTGTCCGGGGGCGAGGCGCAGCGCGTGAAGCTGGCGCTGGAGCTGTCCAAGAAAGACACTGGCCGCACGCTCTACATCCTGGACGAGCCCACCACCGGCCTGCACTTTGCCGACATCGCACTGCTGCTCAAAGTGCTGCACCAGCTGCGCGACGCGGGCAACACCATCGTCATCATCGAGCACAACCTGGACGTCATCAAAACCGCCGACTGGCTGATCGACATCGGCCCCGAAGGCGGCGCAGGTGGCGGCACCGTGGTCGGCGTGGGCACACCGGAAGACATTGCTGCGAACCCGGCCAGCCATACGGGCAAGTATTTGAGGCCGCTGCTGGAAGACTGA
- a CDS encoding MFS transporter, with the protein MTPQERRSSASLALIFALRMLGLFLVLPVFALEARKYPGGDDAALVGMAMGIYGLTQGILQIPFGVASDKFGRKPVMVVGLLIFAVGSAIAAWAPTLHWLVAGRALQGAGAISAAVTALLADQTRDVVRTKAMALVGASIGLMFALSLVLSPFLASFIGLHGLFTITSALAVGGIAVVIWWVPPEPEKQVDQARGGVLSVLRHPALLRLDFGVFVLHAVQLSMWVALPAMLVQAGLARDQHWQVYLPAVLASFFVMGATLFPLEKKGYLRAVFLSAIALIALVQLALWALAHTVAGVWPMALVLFVFFCGFNVLEASQPSLASRVAPAASRGAALGVYNTLQSLGFFAGGAVGGWLVKSAGAQALFLASTLAMLAWLGVAWGMDAPAPKTGLKAG; encoded by the coding sequence ATGACGCCCCAAGAGAGGCGCTCCAGCGCCTCGCTGGCCCTGATTTTTGCGTTGCGCATGTTGGGGCTCTTTCTGGTGTTGCCGGTGTTTGCGCTGGAGGCGCGCAAATACCCCGGTGGGGATGATGCGGCGCTCGTCGGCATGGCCATGGGCATATATGGCCTGACGCAAGGCATTTTGCAGATCCCTTTTGGCGTGGCATCCGACAAGTTCGGCCGTAAACCGGTGATGGTGGTCGGGCTGTTGATTTTTGCGGTAGGTAGTGCCATCGCTGCTTGGGCGCCCACATTGCATTGGCTGGTGGCAGGCCGCGCGCTGCAAGGGGCGGGCGCTATCTCGGCTGCGGTCACCGCTTTGCTGGCCGACCAGACGCGTGACGTCGTGCGCACCAAAGCCATGGCCCTGGTGGGGGCGAGCATCGGACTCATGTTTGCCTTGTCGCTGGTACTGTCGCCTTTCCTGGCATCTTTCATCGGGCTGCATGGCTTGTTTACGATAACGTCTGCACTGGCTGTGGGTGGCATCGCGGTGGTGATCTGGTGGGTACCGCCTGAACCCGAAAAACAGGTGGATCAGGCCCGGGGTGGCGTGCTATCGGTATTGCGGCATCCGGCCCTGCTGCGGCTGGACTTCGGGGTGTTTGTGCTTCATGCGGTGCAGCTGTCCATGTGGGTGGCATTGCCTGCCATGTTGGTGCAAGCCGGGTTGGCGCGGGACCAGCACTGGCAGGTGTATTTGCCGGCGGTGCTGGCGTCCTTTTTCGTCATGGGTGCCACACTCTTCCCGCTGGAGAAAAAAGGCTATCTGCGCGCTGTGTTTTTGTCCGCCATTGCCTTGATTGCCTTGGTGCAGCTGGCGCTCTGGGCGCTTGCCCACACCGTGGCAGGTGTTTGGCCGATGGCGCTGGTGTTGTTTGTGTTCTTTTGTGGTTTCAATGTGCTGGAGGCCAGTCAGCCCAGCTTGGCTTCCCGCGTAGCACCTGCGGCTTCACGTGGCGCCGCACTGGGGGTTTACAACACCTTGCAGTCTTTGGGCTTCTTTGCCGGCGGTGCTGTCGGGGGCTGGCTGGTCAAGTCCGCCGGTGCGCAAGCCTTGTTTCTTGCAAGCACCCTGGCCATGTTGGCTTGGTTGGGGGTTGCCTGGGGGATGGACGCTCCGGCGCCAAAGACAGGTCTAAAGGCAGGATAA
- the ssb gene encoding single-stranded DNA-binding protein: protein MASVNKVILVGNCGRDPEIRYLPSGQAVANVSVATSSRRKDRNTGETVEDTQWHRVTFYDRLAEIAGEYVKKGRPIYVEGRLKYGKYTDQSGVEKNTVDIVATELQLLGGREGMGGPSDGGDEGGAPPPRRMAPPPRAAAPAPAPRQAPAPRPASGFDDMDDDIPF, encoded by the coding sequence ATGGCATCCGTCAACAAAGTCATTCTGGTCGGTAATTGCGGCCGCGATCCTGAAATCCGCTATCTGCCGTCCGGTCAGGCGGTGGCGAACGTCAGCGTAGCTACCAGTAGCCGCCGTAAAGATCGCAATACCGGCGAGACCGTGGAAGACACCCAGTGGCACCGCGTCACCTTTTATGACCGCCTGGCCGAGATTGCCGGCGAGTACGTCAAGAAAGGCCGGCCCATTTATGTGGAAGGCCGCCTGAAATATGGCAAGTACACCGACCAGTCCGGTGTGGAAAAGAACACGGTGGATATTGTGGCGACTGAGTTGCAATTGTTGGGTGGCCGCGAAGGCATGGGTGGCCCCTCTGATGGTGGCGATGAAGGCGGTGCACCACCACCCCGCCGGATGGCGCCTCCTCCCCGTGCTGCCGCACCGGCACCTGCGCCCCGTCAGGCCCCTGCACCGCGCCCGGCCAGCGGCTTTGATGACATGGACGACGATATTCCGTTTTGA
- a CDS encoding TolC family outer membrane protein, whose amino-acid sequence MITRTPLALAIAALFTTGTGYAQSVNQLQAAVEKAILENPEVKVKHKNLLAAANEQAVAEGGWRPRIDLEATAGEKSTFSPGMKSDKGYSNSTATLQLRQTLFDGFATMSDVRRLGHSRMAAYYDLLATSDNIGLEAARAYLDVQRYRELVELAKENYANHADVYSRLEARVKAGVGRRVDLEQAAGRLALAESNWLTEASNLHDVTARYQRLVGEMPSKELTTAPNLSAFLPGRENYVANTVRGNPEFLGAVSNIRAYRADAELRKAANYPTLEFRASQSFETNRSAVTGDYRDSALQLVLNYNLYKGGSDQARIRQYVDKLNATFDLRDKVCRDVRQTALIAYNDVSKLESQIGFLSQHELSTSKAREAYRQQFDIGQRSLLDLLDTENEYFQARRALVNAEYDLSLAKARVLAANGTLLSALKLRPMETQAPDQPAGIDANDDAMQCVSDLAPQVVLDKSSLPKPTLATAPIAPAPVSAPAPAPAPALPSSKALCDAVAPSVEKWIAAWNGKDINGYFSAYADNFVPAQGLSRSQWESLRKKRVGKQGGISTILKNITPAQCDGKTTEVSFTQEYGSDDYRDTVEKTLSMEYVGGAWKILKETVTKGRTF is encoded by the coding sequence ATGATCACTCGCACTCCACTTGCTTTAGCCATTGCCGCGCTCTTTACTACTGGCACCGGCTATGCACAGTCTGTCAACCAGCTGCAAGCAGCGGTCGAGAAGGCCATTCTTGAAAACCCTGAGGTCAAAGTAAAGCACAAAAATCTTTTGGCGGCAGCCAACGAACAAGCAGTCGCTGAAGGGGGATGGCGCCCCCGGATCGACTTGGAAGCCACCGCCGGAGAGAAATCAACCTTTTCCCCAGGAATGAAGTCGGACAAGGGGTATTCCAACTCGACCGCGACCCTGCAACTCCGTCAAACCTTGTTCGATGGGTTTGCAACAATGAGTGACGTTCGTCGCTTGGGCCATTCACGAATGGCTGCTTACTACGATTTGCTGGCAACCAGCGACAACATCGGGCTGGAAGCAGCTCGCGCTTATCTTGACGTTCAGCGTTACCGTGAACTGGTCGAGCTGGCAAAAGAGAACTACGCTAACCATGCCGACGTTTACTCACGCTTGGAAGCCCGCGTCAAAGCTGGCGTGGGCCGGCGGGTTGATCTGGAACAAGCCGCAGGACGCCTGGCTTTGGCTGAGTCCAACTGGCTGACGGAAGCCAGCAACCTGCATGATGTCACCGCTCGCTACCAACGCCTGGTAGGCGAAATGCCCAGCAAGGAACTCACTACAGCTCCCAATCTCTCTGCCTTCCTTCCAGGCCGGGAAAACTACGTTGCGAACACAGTCCGAGGTAACCCGGAGTTTCTAGGTGCCGTGTCCAATATCCGCGCCTATCGCGCTGATGCAGAGCTTCGCAAGGCCGCGAACTATCCGACTCTGGAGTTCAGGGCTTCTCAGAGCTTCGAAACCAACCGCTCGGCGGTAACGGGGGACTATCGCGACTCAGCCCTGCAACTGGTGCTGAACTACAACCTGTACAAAGGTGGCTCTGATCAGGCACGCATACGTCAGTACGTCGACAAACTCAACGCAACCTTCGACTTGCGCGACAAGGTGTGCCGCGACGTTCGTCAAACCGCCCTGATTGCCTACAACGACGTGAGCAAACTAGAAAGCCAGATCGGCTTTTTGAGCCAGCATGAGTTGTCCACCTCGAAAGCGCGCGAAGCCTATCGTCAGCAGTTCGACATTGGCCAGCGCTCCTTGCTGGATTTGCTGGATACCGAGAACGAATATTTCCAGGCACGTCGTGCCTTGGTCAACGCGGAATATGACCTTTCGCTGGCAAAGGCACGCGTTTTGGCGGCGAACGGCACCCTGCTGTCTGCTCTCAAACTGCGCCCCATGGAAACCCAGGCACCGGACCAACCGGCCGGCATCGATGCCAACGACGATGCCATGCAGTGTGTGTCCGACCTTGCACCGCAAGTGGTACTGGACAAATCCAGTCTGCCTAAGCCGACTTTGGCCACTGCACCGATTGCACCAGCTCCCGTATCTGCCCCGGCACCCGCACCCGCACCTGCATTGCCATCAAGCAAGGCGCTGTGTGACGCGGTAGCTCCTTCTGTCGAAAAATGGATCGCCGCTTGGAATGGCAAAGACATCAATGGCTACTTCTCTGCCTACGCAGATAACTTTGTCCCGGCCCAGGGCTTGAGCCGCAGTCAATGGGAAAGCCTGCGCAAGAAGCGCGTCGGTAAGCAAGGTGGAATTTCGACTATCTTGAAGAACATAACCCCTGCCCAGTGCGACGGCAAGACCACCGAAGTCTCCTTCACCCAGGAATACGGCTCTGACGACTACCGCGACACCGTGGAGAAAACCCTCTCCATGGAATACGTGGGTGGCGCCTGGAAGATCCTGAAGGAAACCGTCACCAAGGGTCGCACTTTCTAA
- a CDS encoding transglutaminase-like cysteine peptidase has protein sequence MKNITFANLMRFEARTGCIAGRACFSLLLAMACWVFAATNFDALQSSFVQRWGAAAQPKFEAWRKLVNGLLDVSDQERIKRVNVFINQQVAFGEDSAIWGQVDYWATPLETLGRGAGDCEDFAIAKYFTLLQVGVQPDKLRLIYVRAKTGTSDATQAHMVLAYYVAPDAEPLVMDNLISDIRPASRRPDLVPIFSFNGSGVFAGVSGSGTAAGGTGRLSRWEDLLRRAKAEGFE, from the coding sequence GTGAAAAACATCACCTTTGCCAATTTAATGCGTTTCGAGGCTAGGACTGGTTGTATAGCCGGTCGGGCTTGTTTCTCGTTGCTCTTGGCAATGGCATGTTGGGTGTTTGCAGCGACGAACTTCGATGCGTTGCAGTCTTCATTTGTGCAGCGTTGGGGTGCCGCAGCGCAACCCAAGTTTGAAGCTTGGCGAAAATTGGTGAACGGCTTGTTGGATGTCTCAGATCAAGAGCGGATCAAACGGGTCAATGTGTTCATCAATCAACAGGTGGCTTTTGGTGAAGATAGTGCAATTTGGGGGCAAGTGGATTATTGGGCGACTCCCCTCGAAACGCTTGGACGAGGTGCGGGTGATTGTGAAGACTTTGCGATTGCCAAGTACTTTACCTTGCTCCAGGTTGGAGTGCAGCCTGACAAGTTGCGGTTGATTTATGTACGGGCCAAAACGGGAACCTCGGATGCGACCCAAGCCCATATGGTGCTGGCCTATTACGTGGCGCCGGATGCTGAGCCTTTGGTGATGGATAACCTGATCAGTGATATTCGACCTGCTTCGAGAAGACCAGACCTGGTCCCCATCTTTAGCTTTAACGGATCTGGTGTTTTTGCCGGTGTCAGCGGCAGCGGGACAGCAGCAGGAGGCACCGGGCGATTGTCCCGTTGGGAAGACTTGCTGAGGCGAGCCAAAGCCGAAGGCTTTGAATGA
- a CDS encoding EAL domain-containing protein codes for MSMYRQLWLAIIASMLMALGGGLLASLLSARGYLESQLAIKNTDNAVALALSLSQSNPDPVTVDLVTASLFDSGHYELVRVIDPQGAVIAQRKAPEGDLDAPAWFVRLLPIHSVPGQAQISNGWKQFGTVTLISHSRFAYGALWKSAYEMTLALSLAGLVGGCLGSLVLRRLRKPLMTVIDQAAAITQRRFVTVDLPRVPELRQLAVAMNDTVGRLKSMFEDEASRLEQMRKEANFDALTGLVNRTHFLARLRHTLEAEDSAGGTLFLLRLNDLSGINRRLGREPTDSLLKLSAEVITKSVSELGSVVARLNGADFAVLAYEGVDGRGVSSRLMESLDQAASPYMGGARAASIGYGKFSRNEDIGSLLARIDAALATAEIHSGSGVQEALSLQTKELPRSTDQWAKLIALALKNRWVRLISFPVVNVSGEISHKECPLRLMFDEAGEWVPAGRFLPVAERLKLTPDLDLMAISLGLDELERAPDLVGLAINLSASSLESPSFLNELLASLARRSSVTPRLWLEVPEEGALKHLESFRALCTALKKLGCRIGLEHFGHRFSQIGQLHDLGLDYLKVDSSFVRGVDANPGNEAFLKGLCSIAHNIGLQVIAEGVSTSSEFIALKAIGFDAATGPGIQT; via the coding sequence ATGTCCATGTACAGACAACTTTGGTTGGCCATTATTGCCAGCATGCTGATGGCCCTTGGGGGAGGCCTGCTTGCCTCTTTGCTCTCTGCACGTGGTTATCTCGAGTCGCAACTGGCCATCAAAAATACTGATAACGCGGTCGCCCTGGCCCTGTCATTGAGTCAAAGTAATCCGGACCCGGTGACGGTTGATCTGGTGACAGCGTCTTTGTTTGATAGCGGGCACTACGAATTGGTCCGTGTAATTGACCCCCAAGGGGCCGTAATTGCGCAGCGTAAAGCTCCGGAAGGTGATTTGGATGCTCCTGCATGGTTCGTGAGGCTGCTTCCTATTCATTCAGTCCCCGGACAAGCACAAATTAGCAATGGTTGGAAGCAGTTCGGAACGGTGACCTTGATCAGCCATAGCCGTTTCGCGTATGGCGCACTTTGGAAAAGTGCCTATGAGATGACGCTCGCGCTGTCTTTGGCAGGCCTTGTCGGCGGTTGCCTGGGTAGTTTAGTGTTACGTCGGCTGCGTAAACCCTTGATGACAGTCATTGACCAAGCGGCGGCGATTACGCAGAGACGGTTTGTGACAGTTGATCTACCCCGTGTACCTGAGCTACGACAACTTGCCGTGGCCATGAACGACACCGTGGGTCGACTGAAATCCATGTTTGAAGACGAAGCCAGTCGGTTAGAGCAAATGCGTAAGGAGGCCAATTTTGATGCATTGACCGGTCTGGTCAATCGCACGCACTTCTTGGCCAGACTCCGTCACACATTGGAGGCAGAGGATTCAGCGGGTGGGACCTTGTTTTTGTTGAGGTTGAACGACTTGTCTGGTATCAACAGACGTCTTGGGCGTGAGCCCACGGATTCACTGCTGAAGCTGTCAGCAGAAGTGATCACGAAAAGCGTTTCTGAACTTGGATCTGTTGTTGCGCGCCTCAATGGGGCCGATTTTGCAGTTTTAGCTTACGAGGGTGTAGACGGTAGGGGCGTTTCAAGCCGTTTGATGGAGTCATTGGATCAAGCGGCTTCACCATACATGGGAGGTGCGCGTGCGGCTTCTATTGGTTACGGCAAATTTAGCCGCAATGAAGATATCGGTAGCCTCCTTGCCCGGATAGACGCCGCTTTGGCCACGGCTGAAATTCATTCCGGAAGCGGCGTGCAGGAGGCGCTAAGTTTGCAGACTAAAGAACTTCCACGATCTACGGATCAATGGGCAAAGTTGATTGCTCTAGCTTTAAAAAATCGTTGGGTACGTTTGATTTCGTTTCCAGTTGTGAATGTTTCCGGGGAGATATCTCACAAAGAGTGTCCACTTCGCTTGATGTTTGATGAGGCCGGTGAGTGGGTGCCTGCTGGTCGGTTTTTACCCGTAGCGGAGAGACTAAAGTTGACGCCGGACTTGGATTTGATGGCAATATCATTAGGACTTGATGAGCTTGAAAGAGCCCCTGACTTGGTAGGGTTGGCAATTAATTTGTCTGCGAGCTCTTTGGAAAGTCCGAGTTTCCTAAATGAATTGCTTGCGTCTTTAGCGCGGAGGAGTTCTGTTACTCCGCGTCTATGGTTGGAGGTGCCTGAAGAAGGGGCTTTGAAACACCTGGAAAGTTTCCGGGCCCTCTGTACGGCCTTAAAGAAATTGGGCTGTCGCATCGGACTTGAGCATTTTGGACATCGGTTCAGCCAGATTGGGCAGCTTCATGATTTAGGGCTGGACTACTTGAAGGTCGACTCCAGCTTCGTTCGAGGCGTTGACGCGAATCCGGGCAACGAAGCTTTTCTAAAGGGCTTGTGCTCGATTGCGCACAACATTGGATTGCAAGTGATCGCAGAGGGCGTCAGCACTTCATCTGAATTCATCGCTCTCAAAGCCATTGGCTTCGACGCCGCGACGGGGCCCGGAATTCAGACATAG